In one Pseudoalteromonas rubra genomic region, the following are encoded:
- a CDS encoding nuclear transport factor 2 family protein — protein sequence MVTLIRLILIWCVLLPVQSYANLNLDRHAIEQIAKSYLLAQIEVKPKLMAQIADDELVKRTYWQGKTDGEFVMSMDKAGLVKLAAEYNVSGGRFAKQPKMEVNVLDIDERIASVKLTTDEWVDYMHLYKNASGEWQILNVLWQFHQVARHRSGG from the coding sequence ATGGTGACACTTATCCGGTTGATTTTAATCTGGTGTGTTTTATTGCCAGTCCAAAGCTATGCAAACTTGAATTTGGATCGGCATGCAATAGAGCAAATAGCTAAAAGTTATTTGCTTGCGCAAATCGAAGTGAAACCCAAATTGATGGCACAAATAGCCGATGATGAGTTGGTAAAAAGGACCTACTGGCAGGGCAAAACGGATGGAGAATTTGTCATGTCCATGGATAAAGCTGGCTTGGTTAAGCTTGCAGCAGAATATAATGTGTCAGGTGGGCGTTTCGCAAAGCAGCCAAAGATGGAAGTGAATGTGCTGGATATTGATGAACGAATAGCCTCAGTAAAGCTGACCACAGATGAATGGGTTGATTATATGCATTTATATAAAAATGCGTCGGGAGAGTGGCAGATCCTGAATGTATTGTGGCAGTTCCACCAAGTTGCACGGCATCGTAGTGGTGGGTAA
- a CDS encoding efflux RND transporter periplasmic adaptor subunit, with amino-acid sequence MNKRILSYAAGLLLISLKASAISSTEPGHNHDPDASFQAESSHQQSVLLSQAQQSQVNLQLVTLQAQYEQTPVYAPGELKANRYTSYMVTPRVDSVVERRHASLGQIVRPGDKLVTLFSQDMAQAQADYMIAASEWKRVARLTDASLSENQQLVARAEYKAALGTLLAMGMSPSAVNRLETGQTQSLGTYTLSAQREGIVLEDGFVQGQRFGSGEAIMKLGDESTLWVEVRLAATQQRLINTDTPVEIEHNQRRYPAKVIQQGHTLDPLTRTRVVRLEVDNRDDTLHAGMFVSAYFLFSTTQPVITVPESALVRDANGGWQVFVAHDQGEYVVTPVKRVAPTKDGVIIEPVPLQEGAKVIQSGTQVVAQGAFFIASEMAKSGFDPHNH; translated from the coding sequence ATGAACAAGCGTATTTTGAGTTACGCAGCAGGGCTTTTACTGATCTCACTGAAAGCCAGTGCCATCTCGAGCACAGAACCAGGTCATAATCACGATCCTGATGCTTCTTTCCAGGCTGAATCATCTCATCAGCAAAGCGTGTTGCTCAGCCAAGCCCAGCAGTCACAAGTCAATCTCCAGCTGGTGACACTACAGGCTCAATATGAGCAAACACCGGTCTATGCACCGGGCGAGCTTAAAGCAAACCGTTACACCAGTTATATGGTCACGCCGCGGGTTGATTCCGTGGTAGAGCGCCGTCATGCGAGTTTAGGTCAGATTGTCAGGCCCGGGGATAAATTGGTCACATTATTTAGTCAGGATATGGCCCAGGCGCAGGCGGACTATATGATTGCTGCCAGTGAGTGGAAGCGGGTTGCACGATTGACCGATGCGAGCTTGAGCGAAAATCAGCAACTGGTAGCCAGAGCAGAGTATAAAGCGGCGCTGGGTACGTTACTGGCGATGGGCATGAGTCCTTCTGCCGTGAACCGCTTAGAGACGGGGCAAACTCAGTCTTTGGGTACTTATACTCTGTCTGCCCAACGTGAAGGGATTGTGCTGGAGGACGGCTTTGTACAGGGACAGCGCTTTGGTTCAGGTGAAGCCATTATGAAACTCGGTGACGAATCAACATTGTGGGTTGAAGTCAGATTAGCCGCAACGCAGCAACGTTTGATTAATACCGATACACCCGTTGAGATTGAGCACAATCAGCGCAGATACCCGGCAAAGGTGATCCAGCAGGGGCATACATTGGACCCATTAACGCGCACGCGGGTGGTTCGGCTCGAGGTTGATAATCGGGACGACACATTACATGCCGGTATGTTTGTCAGTGCGTACTTTTTATTCTCGACGACTCAACCCGTTATTACCGTGCCTGAATCTGCGCTGGTGCGCGATGCGAATGGCGGGTGGCAAGTGTTTGTGGCACATGATCAGGGTGAGTACGTTGTCACGCCCGTAAAACGGGTTGCACCGACAAAAGACGGGGTGATTATTGAACCTGTGCCGCTACAGGAGGGGGCAAAGGTGATTCAATCTGGCACCCAGGTAGTGGCTCAGGGAGCATTCTTTATTGCGTCTGAAATGGCAAAAAGTGGCTTTGATCCACACAACCACTGA
- a CDS encoding GNAT family N-acetyltransferase → MIRIMTQNDFQHFWPTFKEIIEQQETYAFDPGMSQQQAYALWCENVDKAYVMVEEDEILGSYYLKANAMGPSNHICNCGYMVAPQARGKGVARTLCEHSQSEAIKLGYRAMQFNSVVASNQVAVQLWQRLGYQIIGTIPKAYRHPSLGFVDSHIMYKWLQ, encoded by the coding sequence ATGATAAGAATAATGACACAAAACGACTTTCAACATTTCTGGCCAACGTTTAAAGAAATCATTGAGCAGCAAGAGACTTATGCATTTGACCCAGGTATGTCACAACAGCAAGCTTATGCGCTGTGGTGCGAAAATGTAGACAAGGCTTATGTCATGGTCGAAGAGGATGAGATCCTGGGAAGTTATTACCTCAAGGCCAATGCCATGGGCCCCAGCAACCATATTTGCAATTGTGGCTATATGGTTGCCCCCCAGGCAAGAGGCAAAGGCGTTGCTCGTACATTGTGTGAACACTCTCAAAGTGAAGCAATCAAGCTGGGTTATCGTGCGATGCAGTTTAATTCTGTGGTTGCCAGTAATCAGGTGGCGGTACAGTTGTGGCAAAGGCTGGGATATCAGATTATTGGCACGATTCCAAAGGCTTACCGTCATCCCAGTTTGGGTTTTGTTGATAGTCATATTATGTATAAATGGCTCCAGTAA
- a CDS encoding DMT family transporter produces the protein MSTTTCNDQPNDAPIVLALVSAMLFWGMSWISGKIIADIAPAQVTVFYRLFLAAISMLPIMWILHKFKLLKLNYNVHALLWSLPAGILLAAYNQLFFMGLADGLPGKGGMLVTTSNPVFTFILSAVLLGQAINRRQGIGLALGLGGGLLMIEVWHFNLDQILASGNAYFILASLTWAFLTLISQRGTRYADFITFSTLMYVWASLLSYLFAYQHDPFSSASQYPAYYWHHLLFLSIVVVSIATSVFFLATQKLGPNRSSSFVFVVPVTAMGLSAWYFAERLSLGVAVGGACALCAVYLLNKKAAKSE, from the coding sequence ATGTCGACGACAACTTGCAACGATCAGCCCAATGATGCACCAATCGTCCTGGCGCTCGTGTCAGCCATGCTTTTTTGGGGAATGAGTTGGATCTCAGGAAAAATCATCGCTGATATCGCCCCAGCTCAGGTTACCGTGTTTTATCGACTGTTCCTTGCAGCCATCAGCATGTTGCCAATCATGTGGATACTGCACAAATTTAAGCTACTCAAGTTGAATTACAACGTACATGCCCTGCTCTGGTCATTGCCCGCAGGCATTTTACTCGCAGCTTACAACCAGTTGTTTTTCATGGGCCTGGCGGATGGCCTTCCCGGTAAAGGCGGAATGCTGGTCACCACTTCTAACCCTGTATTTACCTTTATTCTGAGTGCCGTTTTATTGGGTCAGGCGATCAACAGACGTCAGGGGATTGGACTCGCACTCGGTTTAGGTGGCGGACTGTTAATGATAGAAGTATGGCATTTTAACCTGGATCAGATACTGGCTTCAGGTAACGCCTACTTTATACTCGCTTCACTTACCTGGGCGTTTCTTACTTTAATCAGTCAACGCGGAACCCGTTACGCTGATTTCATCACTTTCAGCACACTGATGTATGTCTGGGCCTCTTTACTAAGCTATTTATTTGCCTACCAGCATGATCCGTTTAGCAGTGCATCACAATACCCTGCATATTATTGGCACCATTTACTCTTTTTATCGATTGTCGTAGTCAGTATTGCCACCAGTGTGTTCTTCCTGGCAACCCAAAAACTGGGGCCTAATCGTTCCAGCTCTTTTGTCTTTGTGGTCCCTGTGACGGCAATGGGGCTTTCAGCCTGGTACTTCGCTGAGCGACTGAGTCTGGGCGTGGCTGTCGGTGGTGCCTGTGCACTGTGCGCTGTTTATCTGCTCAATAAAAAAGCAGCAAAATCTGAATGA
- a CDS encoding efflux RND transporter permease subunit yields MLEKIIKGAIAHRALVLFVTLLVLIAAIWQVPRLNLDAFPDVTNIQVTVNTEAPGLAAQEVEQLITYPIEALMYALPDVEQVRSISKTGLSGVTVVFKEGTDIYFARQLVFERLQTARSLIPDSVGMPDMGPNTSGLGQVYQYLLVADPDSGVDEMTLRSINDWLVKLLLMPIEGVTEVLSFGGQVKQYQVDLDPTRLLAYKLTQSQVQRALSDNNRNAGGWYLDRAQEQLVIRGVGWFSSGAPGLEQIRQVPIKTIDGTVVRVADVAQVKLGGEIRQGAVTLTLRDASGQATSRGEVVSGIVLKRMGANTKATIDGIKSKVAQINRALPPGVEFVPIYDQSMLIDKAITTVAEALLLAFVFIAVVLLLFLLNLRAAVLVILSVPVAIILALGLMSVMEMPANLMSLGGLAVAIGMLVDGSVVMVERILQQQAARGATHTSTESFSAQVRLAAKDVARPIFFASVIILLVFLPLFSFEGVEAKLFTPMAISIMLAVVCAVVIALLVIPALACYLLNSHKPLQRHAVLEKAEGVYRQSLELAQRNSKALLVGVSALFAMAVYTLTQIGSEFVPELEEGTLNLRVTLAPSASLETSLSIAPKLEEIILGFDEVTYALSRIGRPEIGGDPEPVNNIEIYIGLRPVEQWKNARNRVELQAKIASALSVHPGLLLNFSQPIATRVDELLSGVKAQLAIKLLGPELPILLQKGEELERLVKALPGTTDVALEQQSGEAQLVITPDRDALSRVGLSVNDVMDLVSGGLGGNVAGQIVRGNERYDIYVRLAESFRRDPAAIEALMLMSPGGAWVSLNEVAKVEFASGPVQIRRDDVQRRIVVQSNVTGKDMGSVVADIKAKIDGSLSLPPGYSIEFGGQFESQQRAQQRLAIVIPGALILMAVLLVLTFRSVSQAALVLSCIPLGVIGGVFSLYLSGQYLSVPASVGFITLFGVAVLNAVVLVESINQRIAAGVEITTAIQEGATSRLRPVLMTALTSALGLIPILLSTGVGSEIQKPLASVVIGGLFTSTLLTLFVLPILFERFCAQHLTRRQA; encoded by the coding sequence ATGTTAGAGAAAATCATAAAAGGTGCAATCGCGCACCGTGCGTTGGTGCTGTTTGTAACACTGCTAGTCCTGATCGCGGCAATTTGGCAAGTACCGCGTTTGAATCTTGACGCTTTTCCGGACGTGACCAATATCCAGGTGACGGTGAATACTGAAGCACCCGGGCTTGCGGCACAAGAAGTAGAGCAGCTCATTACGTATCCCATTGAAGCACTCATGTATGCGCTGCCGGATGTTGAGCAAGTGCGTTCTATCTCCAAAACCGGCTTGTCCGGGGTGACGGTTGTCTTTAAAGAAGGGACTGATATCTATTTTGCAAGGCAATTGGTGTTTGAGCGTCTACAAACAGCCCGTTCACTGATCCCGGATTCAGTCGGGATGCCGGATATGGGCCCGAATACCTCTGGGCTGGGACAAGTCTACCAATATTTGCTGGTGGCTGATCCCGATTCGGGAGTGGATGAAATGACGCTACGCAGTATCAATGACTGGCTGGTCAAACTCCTGTTGATGCCGATAGAGGGGGTGACTGAAGTGCTGTCATTTGGTGGTCAGGTTAAACAATATCAGGTGGACTTGGACCCCACGCGTTTGTTGGCATACAAATTAACCCAGTCGCAGGTACAGCGTGCCTTATCGGACAATAACCGTAATGCAGGCGGCTGGTATCTTGACCGTGCTCAGGAGCAGCTCGTGATCCGAGGTGTGGGCTGGTTTAGTAGTGGCGCACCGGGCTTAGAGCAAATTCGTCAGGTACCCATTAAGACAATTGATGGCACTGTAGTGAGAGTGGCTGACGTCGCTCAGGTCAAACTTGGCGGTGAGATACGTCAGGGAGCGGTAACCCTGACCTTACGAGATGCTTCTGGGCAGGCAACCTCTCGGGGGGAGGTTGTCAGTGGTATTGTACTGAAACGGATGGGTGCAAACACGAAAGCGACGATCGACGGGATAAAAAGCAAAGTGGCACAGATCAATCGGGCGTTGCCACCGGGGGTCGAATTTGTGCCTATCTATGATCAGAGTATGCTGATTGATAAGGCCATCACCACGGTGGCAGAAGCCTTGCTGCTAGCGTTTGTATTTATTGCTGTGGTGCTCTTACTGTTCCTGCTTAACCTGAGGGCCGCTGTACTGGTGATACTCTCTGTGCCCGTTGCCATTATTCTAGCTCTGGGTTTAATGTCTGTGATGGAGATGCCTGCAAATCTAATGTCTCTGGGCGGGCTGGCTGTGGCCATTGGTATGCTAGTCGATGGCTCAGTAGTGATGGTTGAGCGGATCTTACAACAACAGGCAGCCCGGGGGGCTACGCACACCAGCACAGAGTCATTTTCTGCACAGGTTCGTCTGGCTGCGAAAGATGTCGCACGACCAATCTTCTTTGCATCTGTCATTATCTTATTGGTTTTTTTACCGCTGTTTTCTTTTGAAGGGGTTGAGGCCAAACTGTTCACGCCCATGGCCATTAGTATTATGCTGGCTGTGGTTTGTGCCGTTGTGATTGCGTTGTTGGTAATACCAGCTTTGGCTTGTTATCTGTTAAATAGCCATAAGCCATTACAGCGTCACGCTGTGTTAGAAAAAGCAGAAGGGGTTTACCGGCAATCTTTGGAACTTGCGCAGCGAAACAGCAAAGCGCTACTAGTGGGAGTTTCTGCTCTGTTTGCTATGGCTGTGTATACATTGACGCAAATTGGCAGTGAATTTGTCCCTGAACTTGAAGAAGGGACGCTCAACTTGCGCGTAACACTGGCACCGTCTGCCAGTCTTGAAACCAGTTTATCCATTGCACCTAAGCTGGAAGAAATAATACTAGGGTTTGACGAGGTGACTTATGCACTAAGCCGCATCGGTCGTCCGGAGATTGGCGGTGATCCTGAACCTGTGAATAACATTGAGATCTATATTGGGCTCCGGCCGGTTGAACAGTGGAAAAACGCCCGCAATCGGGTTGAATTACAAGCTAAGATTGCGTCGGCCCTATCTGTCCACCCCGGCTTATTACTGAATTTCTCTCAGCCGATTGCAACTCGGGTGGATGAATTGTTGTCAGGCGTAAAGGCCCAGCTGGCAATTAAGTTACTTGGACCTGAGTTGCCGATATTGCTGCAAAAGGGGGAAGAGCTTGAACGTTTGGTGAAAGCACTACCCGGCACCACGGATGTCGCTTTAGAGCAGCAAAGTGGTGAGGCTCAGCTGGTGATAACGCCCGATCGGGACGCTTTGTCTCGCGTCGGGCTATCTGTAAACGATGTTATGGACCTTGTCAGTGGAGGACTTGGAGGTAATGTAGCCGGACAAATAGTCAGGGGTAATGAAAGATACGATATCTACGTCAGGCTGGCGGAGTCGTTCAGACGCGATCCGGCGGCAATTGAGGCGTTAATGCTCATGTCTCCAGGCGGTGCCTGGGTTAGCTTAAATGAGGTGGCGAAAGTTGAGTTTGCTTCTGGTCCGGTACAGATCCGTCGTGATGATGTACAGCGCCGGATCGTAGTACAGTCCAATGTAACTGGCAAAGACATGGGCAGCGTAGTCGCCGATATAAAAGCCAAAATTGACGGCTCACTGTCGCTACCACCAGGTTATAGTATCGAATTTGGCGGGCAGTTTGAAAGTCAGCAACGTGCACAACAGCGATTGGCAATTGTGATCCCAGGCGCGCTGATACTGATGGCGGTATTGTTAGTGCTGACCTTTAGATCGGTTTCGCAGGCGGCGCTTGTCCTGAGCTGTATTCCTTTGGGGGTTATTGGTGGCGTCTTTTCGCTCTATCTGTCCGGTCAGTACCTGTCTGTGCCTGCGTCAGTCGGCTTTATCACCTTGTTTGGTGTTGCTGTACTGAACGCTGTGGTATTGGTAGAGAGCATTAATCAGCGGATTGCTGCGGGAGTAGAGATAACCACGGCAATCCAAGAGGGAGCGACTTCGCGATTGCGTCCGGTATTAATGACTGCGCTTACCTCCGCATTGGGTCTGATCCCAATTCTGTTGTCGACTGGTGTGGGATCGGAGATCCAAAAGCCGCTGGCCAGCGTGGTGATAGGCGGGCTATTTACCTCAACCTTGCTGACTTTGTTTGTGTTGCCCATTTTATTTGAGCGATTCTGTGCACAACACCTTACAAGGCGTCAGGCTTAG